A single window of Vogesella indigofera DNA harbors:
- a CDS encoding tryptophan--tRNA ligase, with the protein MFANRILSGMRPTGSLHLGHYHGVIKNWVELQTRHDCYFMVADWHALTTNYDEVAIIEKSIWEMVIDWLASGVDPEQATIFIQSKVPQHAELHLALSMVTPLGWLERVPTYKDQMDKLNHKDLATYGFLGYPLLQAADILVYKAGLVPVGEDQVPHIELTREVARRFNNLYGREPNFEELARAAVKKIGKAGKQFEQLRTRYLQDGDGEALLAARELLAASQNLGNSDRERLQGYLENKGKIILPESEALLTAASKMPGLDGNKMSKSYKNTITMRETPEEVSKKIRAMPTDPARVRRTDAGNPDKCPVWQLHEVYSGDDTKQWVKAGCTSAGIGCLECKQPVIEAVVREQQPMFERAEKYLANPNLVKEIVFEGCHKAELVARETMKEVREAMGLGY; encoded by the coding sequence ATGTTTGCCAACCGCATTCTTTCCGGCATGCGCCCGACGGGCAGCCTGCATCTGGGCCACTACCACGGCGTGATCAAGAACTGGGTCGAGCTGCAAACCCGCCACGACTGCTACTTCATGGTCGCCGACTGGCACGCGCTGACCACCAACTACGACGAAGTCGCCATCATCGAGAAGTCGATCTGGGAAATGGTGATCGACTGGCTGGCCTCGGGTGTCGATCCGGAGCAGGCCACCATCTTCATCCAGTCCAAGGTGCCGCAGCACGCCGAGCTGCACCTGGCGCTGTCGATGGTGACGCCGCTGGGCTGGCTGGAACGGGTGCCGACCTACAAGGACCAGATGGACAAGCTGAACCACAAGGATCTGGCCACCTACGGCTTCCTCGGCTATCCGCTGCTGCAGGCCGCCGACATCCTGGTGTACAAGGCCGGGCTGGTGCCGGTCGGCGAAGACCAGGTGCCGCACATCGAGCTGACGCGCGAAGTGGCGCGCCGCTTCAATAACCTGTACGGCCGCGAGCCGAACTTCGAGGAGCTGGCGCGCGCGGCGGTGAAGAAGATCGGCAAGGCCGGCAAGCAGTTCGAGCAGCTGCGTACCCGCTACCTGCAGGACGGCGACGGCGAGGCGCTGCTGGCGGCGCGCGAGCTGCTAGCCGCCAGCCAGAACCTGGGCAACAGCGACCGCGAGCGGCTGCAGGGCTATCTGGAAAACAAGGGCAAGATCATCCTGCCGGAGAGCGAGGCCCTGCTGACCGCGGCGTCGAAGATGCCGGGGCTGGACGGCAACAAGATGTCCAAGTCGTACAAGAACACCATCACCATGCGCGAGACGCCGGAAGAGGTCAGCAAGAAGATCCGCGCGATGCCGACCGACCCGGCCCGCGTGCGCCGCACCGACGCCGGCAATCCGGACAAGTGCCCGGTGTGGCAACTGCACGAGGTGTACAGCGGCGACGATACCAAGCAGTGGGTGAAGGCCGGCTGTACCAGCGCCGGCATCGGCTGCCTGGAGTGCAAGCAGCCGGTGATCGAGGCGGTGGTGCGCGAGCAGCAGCCGATGTTCGAACGCGCCGAGAAGTACCTGGCCAACCCGAATCTGGTC
- a CDS encoding site-2 protease family protein, whose translation MEELNLIQKIAIYALPVLLAITLHEAAHAYAAKRFGDATAYMMGRMTLNPLKHIDPVGTVLLPLLSLVIGGFLFGWAKPVPVNFGALRNPRVGMRWVAAAGPAANLLMAILWVLLLKLAIVMDNDYSRPLALMSQAGIGINVVLMVLNLMPILPLDGGRIVESLLPRRLAYNFSRLEPYGMWILLALVFTGLLSPILRPFTTMVYELLGFLL comes from the coding sequence TTGGAAGAACTGAACCTGATCCAGAAGATCGCCATCTACGCACTGCCGGTGCTGCTGGCGATCACCCTGCACGAAGCCGCCCACGCCTACGCCGCCAAGCGCTTTGGCGACGCCACCGCCTACATGATGGGGCGCATGACGCTCAACCCGCTGAAACACATCGACCCGGTCGGCACCGTGCTGCTGCCGCTGCTGTCGCTGGTGATCGGGGGTTTCCTGTTCGGCTGGGCCAAGCCGGTGCCGGTCAATTTCGGCGCGCTGCGCAATCCGCGTGTCGGCATGCGTTGGGTCGCCGCCGCCGGGCCTGCGGCCAACCTGCTGATGGCGATCCTGTGGGTGCTGCTGCTCAAGCTGGCCATCGTGATGGACAACGACTACAGCCGGCCGCTGGCGCTGATGAGCCAGGCCGGCATCGGCATCAACGTGGTGCTGATGGTGCTCAACCTGATGCCCATCCTGCCGCTGGACGGCGGCCGCATCGTGGAGAGCCTGCTGCCGCGCCGGCTGGCCTACAACTTCTCGCGTCTGGAGCCGTACGGCATGTGGATCCTGCTGGCGCTGGTGTTTACCGGCCTGCTGTCCCCGATCCTGCGTCCCTTTACCACCATGGTTTACGAGCTGCTCGGCTTTTTGCTCTGA
- a CDS encoding L-threonylcarbamoyladenylate synthase encodes MSQFFMIHPETPQARLIREAAKIIREGGVVVYPTDSCYALGCHLGDKKAMERLLAIRQLDLKHHLTLVCADLSALANYARVDNAQFRQLKAATPGSFTFILQASREVPKRTLHPKRATIGLRVPDHPVTLALLAELGEPILSCTLLLPGDAEALTDPYEIRERLEHLVDLVIDGGWCGTEPTTVIDMTDGIELIRRGKGDPALLGL; translated from the coding sequence ATGTCGCAATTTTTCATGATCCACCCGGAAACGCCGCAGGCGCGGCTGATCCGCGAGGCGGCCAAGATCATCCGCGAGGGCGGGGTGGTGGTATATCCCACCGACTCCTGTTACGCGCTGGGCTGCCACCTCGGCGACAAGAAGGCGATGGAGCGGCTGCTGGCCATCCGCCAGCTCGACCTCAAGCACCACCTGACCCTGGTCTGCGCCGACCTGTCGGCGCTGGCCAACTACGCGCGGGTGGACAATGCGCAGTTCCGCCAGCTGAAGGCGGCGACGCCGGGCAGCTTCACCTTCATCCTGCAGGCCAGCCGCGAGGTGCCCAAGCGCACGCTGCACCCCAAGCGCGCCACCATCGGCCTGCGCGTGCCGGACCATCCGGTGACGCTGGCGCTGCTGGCGGAACTGGGCGAGCCTATCCTGTCCTGTACCCTGCTGCTGCCCGGTGACGCCGAGGCGCTGACCGATCCCTACGAAATCCGCGAGCGGCTGGAACATCTGGTCGATCTGGTGATCGATGGTGGCTGGTGCGGTACCGAGCCGACCACCGTGATCGACATGACCGACGGCATCGAGCTGATCCGCCGCGGCAAGGGCGACCCGGCACTGCTGGGCCTGTAA